In the Rhodothermaceae bacterium genome, one interval contains:
- a CDS encoding peptidase M14, which translates to MKFLRTLTLLVVGLVLSCTNSLSQVPHPQDVFGFMPGDDYKLARYDQMVSYYEALAEASDRVILREIGTSVLGRPLLLLMISSEENLASLDRWQQISASLARGRVSEAEAEVLSNEGRAVIWIDAGLHATEVAGAQMAPLLAWRVATEESHEMQHIRDNVILLLMPVMNPDGLDIIASWYDRTVGTPFEATRPPWLYHYYVGHDNNRDWFMNNMPESKAVTEVLYNQWYPQIVYNHHQTSPSWTRIFLPPFADPVNPRIHPGITTAVNLVGSAMANRFAMKEMPGVISGVIFSMWWNGGMRTVPYFHNMVGILTEVGHATPSSRFFDPDSIPNFVSGGNPTTGTNISYPNPWKGGWSHFADPVRYMITGSMGVLRLAADRREHWLYNIWKMGRDAIETADSVAAYVIPSDQWNSGEELNLVNLLRIGGIEIEKATQSFTVGHTTYAAGSFIIPKTQAFRPYLEDLLEIQDYPDRRTEGGTPIVPYDLAGWTLPLQMGLRVDRLPTIPTVETVSITEDLSQTPGTIADGDHKKYIIDPRTNRSRYAINKAVRNGLTVGVVTDSVVVGEDTWPAGAFLIESDRALQDIAERTGTSFHPVPENLPPLHELKAPRIGLYKTWIANMDEGWTRWILESFAFEVDTLHDADIRSADLSVYTAILLSSQGAEGLLHGHRVGMMPEEYTGGLGLEGTLALTNYVADGGTLVALDAASDFVIDQFGLPVENVVSGIPQSRFFIPGSLVHLNVDSSHPIGYGMPSEVAASFVRSRAFSAVRRSTLQEGGRIELVPGPAPPVEVIARYAEENILMSGWALGEESAIGGEAAAVRVAHGDGHVVLFGFRPQFRGQTRATYKLLFNALMIGHLQGPENDTSASMD; encoded by the coding sequence ATGAAGTTCTTACGCACACTCACACTTCTGGTCGTAGGACTTGTCCTGTCCTGCACCAACTCCCTGAGCCAAGTCCCACATCCACAGGATGTGTTTGGCTTTATGCCTGGAGATGACTACAAGCTTGCTCGATATGACCAGATGGTCTCCTACTACGAGGCACTGGCAGAAGCCAGTGATCGTGTAATCCTCCGTGAGATTGGCACGTCCGTGCTCGGACGCCCCTTACTGCTTCTGATGATTTCGAGTGAGGAAAATCTGGCATCTCTGGATCGCTGGCAACAGATCAGTGCATCGCTTGCCCGGGGAAGAGTATCCGAGGCTGAAGCGGAAGTGCTTTCGAACGAGGGACGGGCAGTTATCTGGATTGATGCAGGCCTGCATGCAACCGAAGTTGCCGGCGCGCAGATGGCCCCATTGCTCGCGTGGCGGGTAGCGACGGAAGAATCTCACGAAATGCAGCACATTCGGGATAATGTCATTCTCCTACTGATGCCTGTCATGAATCCCGATGGACTGGATATTATCGCTTCCTGGTATGACCGAACGGTTGGCACCCCATTTGAGGCAACACGCCCGCCCTGGCTCTATCACTACTATGTCGGGCATGATAATAACCGGGATTGGTTTATGAACAATATGCCTGAATCCAAAGCGGTAACGGAGGTGCTTTATAATCAATGGTACCCTCAAATCGTCTATAATCATCATCAAACCAGCCCGAGTTGGACCAGAATATTTCTTCCTCCCTTTGCGGATCCAGTGAATCCCCGGATTCACCCGGGGATTACGACTGCCGTAAATCTCGTTGGATCGGCAATGGCAAATCGGTTTGCAATGAAAGAGATGCCGGGTGTGATATCGGGGGTCATCTTCAGCATGTGGTGGAACGGGGGGATGCGCACCGTTCCCTACTTTCACAATATGGTGGGAATTCTGACGGAGGTAGGACATGCGACCCCGAGTTCCCGGTTCTTTGACCCGGACTCAATCCCTAATTTTGTGAGTGGAGGCAATCCTACAACGGGAACGAACATCTCTTACCCGAATCCATGGAAGGGGGGCTGGTCTCACTTTGCAGACCCCGTCCGGTACATGATTACCGGCTCCATGGGCGTCCTGCGCTTGGCAGCAGATCGTCGTGAACACTGGCTCTACAATATCTGGAAAATGGGGCGAGACGCGATTGAAACCGCTGATTCCGTTGCCGCCTACGTGATTCCCAGTGACCAATGGAATTCCGGAGAAGAATTAAACCTGGTCAACTTATTACGGATTGGCGGCATTGAGATTGAGAAGGCTACCCAATCATTTACTGTCGGGCATACCACGTACGCAGCTGGCTCCTTCATCATCCCCAAGACACAGGCATTCCGGCCCTATCTGGAAGATCTGTTAGAAATCCAGGATTATCCTGATCGCCGAACGGAGGGAGGCACCCCCATCGTACCCTACGACCTAGCTGGATGGACCCTACCACTTCAGATGGGACTTCGGGTTGACCGGTTGCCAACAATCCCCACTGTAGAAACCGTATCCATTACGGAGGACCTGTCACAGACTCCCGGGACGATTGCCGATGGGGACCACAAGAAGTATATCATTGACCCAAGAACAAATCGTAGCCGATACGCCATCAACAAAGCCGTTCGAAACGGTTTGACCGTAGGGGTCGTGACCGACTCAGTCGTGGTCGGAGAAGACACCTGGCCTGCCGGGGCCTTTCTGATCGAATCAGATCGTGCTCTTCAAGATATTGCCGAACGGACAGGAACAAGTTTCCACCCAGTTCCCGAAAACCTCCCCCCACTACATGAACTCAAAGCTCCACGCATTGGATTGTATAAAACCTGGATTGCCAACATGGATGAAGGTTGGACGCGGTGGATCCTAGAATCTTTCGCATTTGAAGTTGACACACTGCACGACGCGGATATCCGGTCCGCTGATTTGTCCGTCTACACTGCGATCTTGCTTTCCAGCCAGGGAGCAGAGGGTCTTTTGCATGGACATCGTGTGGGGATGATGCCGGAAGAATATACCGGGGGACTTGGACTCGAGGGGACTCTTGCACTGACGAATTACGTGGCGGATGGTGGTACGCTCGTAGCATTAGATGCAGCAAGCGACTTTGTCATTGATCAATTTGGGCTTCCCGTAGAAAATGTTGTGAGCGGAATCCCCCAATCCAGATTTTTCATCCCGGGATCCCTTGTGCACCTAAATGTAGACTCCTCGCATCCGATTGGGTATGGAATGCCTTCCGAAGTCGCGGCATCATTCGTGCGCAGTCGTGCATTCTCAGCAGTGCGCCGCTCTACCCTCCAGGAAGGGGGACGGATTGAATTGGTTCCGGGCCCCGCCCCACCTGTTGAAGTGATTGCCCGATATGCTGAAGAAAATATTCTGATGAGTGGTTGGGCCCTGGGGGAAGAGAGTGCTATCGGTGGTGAGGCAGCTGCGGTCAGGGTTGCTCATGGTGATGGACATGTGGTCCTTTTCGGCTTCCGGCCACAGTTCAGGGGACAGACTCGCGCAACTTACAAACTCCTCTTTAATGCGCTGATGATTGGTCACCTACAAGGTCCCGAGAATGACACTTCCGCTTCAATGGACTGA
- the lipA gene encoding lipoyl synthase yields MHLKVRTKYNKTSWSLSSKIKKRPSLPGEITLKKRSGLTGDGVDSFVGLPVIEAAPRARRPDWLRVKLPYGPVYRKLVDLIEDHDLHTVCQSARCPNMGECWTAGTATFMILGNVCTRSCGFCAVQTGRPEPGLDYDEPRRVADAARIMELKHVVVTSVNRDERKDGGAPIFAETIRRIREEIPGCTVEVLIPDFRGVWDALQIVLDERPDILNHNVESVPRLYRRVRPQADYERSLEVLRISKEQGLRTKSGIMVGLGETSEEVLELMDDFVRVGVDVMTIGQYLQPTRMHLDVEEFIHPDQFRWYKEVGEAKGIEHVESGPLVRSSYHAERHV; encoded by the coding sequence ATGCATTTGAAGGTACGCACGAAATATAATAAAACTTCCTGGTCATTGAGTTCCAAAATCAAAAAACGCCCCTCTCTTCCCGGAGAAATTACGCTAAAAAAACGTTCGGGTTTAACAGGGGATGGGGTAGACAGCTTTGTTGGATTACCCGTGATTGAAGCCGCACCACGGGCACGGCGCCCTGATTGGCTGCGTGTGAAGCTTCCGTATGGCCCAGTATATCGGAAACTGGTAGATCTGATAGAGGACCACGATTTGCATACGGTATGCCAAAGTGCTCGCTGTCCGAATATGGGTGAATGTTGGACCGCAGGCACGGCAACGTTTATGATCCTTGGGAATGTATGTACACGCTCCTGTGGATTCTGCGCAGTTCAGACAGGACGACCAGAACCCGGATTGGATTACGATGAACCGCGCCGCGTGGCAGATGCTGCACGGATCATGGAGCTCAAACATGTGGTTGTAACCTCCGTCAATCGTGATGAGAGAAAAGATGGAGGAGCACCCATTTTTGCTGAAACCATTCGTCGGATCCGTGAAGAAATTCCAGGCTGTACGGTGGAGGTATTGATTCCCGACTTTCGAGGTGTATGGGACGCATTGCAAATTGTTTTGGATGAGCGTCCAGATATCCTGAATCACAATGTGGAAAGTGTCCCGAGACTCTATCGCAGGGTTCGTCCACAGGCAGACTATGAACGCTCACTGGAGGTGCTCAGGATTTCCAAAGAGCAGGGGCTGCGCACCAAGAGCGGTATTATGGTCGGGCTCGGTGAAACGAGCGAGGAAGTGCTAGAGCTGATGGACGATTTCGTACGGGTAGGAGTGGACGTGATGACCATCGGCCAGTACCTGCAGCCGACACGGATGCACCTAGATGTAGAGGAATTTATTCACCCGGATCAGTTTAGGTGGTACAAGGAAGTCGGGGAGGCCAAAGGGATCGAACATGTCGAGAGCGGTCCATTGGTGCGGAGTTCCTATCACGCGGAGCGCCACGTATAG